A portion of the Bacteroides faecium genome contains these proteins:
- a CDS encoding HU family DNA-binding protein yields the protein MNERLTIQDLTDLLAAKHSMTKKDAEAFVKEFFLLIEQALESENTVKIKGLGTFKLIDVDSRESVNVNTGERFQIKGHTKVSFSPDASLRDIINKPFAHFETVVLNENTILEDTPVEETEEEEIGEEIPVQTPANEKEEVQEIDYSSTVVEVNEAVNESENLSEEEAVQEEQVTEQSEETTIKEQIADEIAHVVVQEPIEQPKEEEVVKETSIIEQQPTPIKEKEGFTAEEIIEKELLKANLKPEIPIIPAKEENVNPVKPAQPIASSSSKKKNSAKEKSPVPYLIAVIILVLLLCGGVVLFIYYPDLFSSSSDKNALDMPPVTTQPVQPEAQLSDTIEHKDTIKEITPDIPKAVVTPQPVAKKEEVITPPKTENKVVQQQPSASAYLDSASYKITGTKTKYTIKEGETLTRVSLQFYGTKAMWPYIVKHNPGVIKNPNNVPYGTTIKIPELTKE from the coding sequence ATGAATGAAAGACTAACAATTCAAGATCTTACTGACTTATTGGCTGCCAAACATAGCATGACCAAGAAGGATGCCGAGGCGTTCGTAAAAGAGTTTTTTCTCCTGATAGAACAAGCCTTGGAAAGCGAGAATACTGTAAAAATCAAAGGATTGGGAACTTTCAAACTTATTGATGTAGATAGTAGGGAAAGTGTCAATGTCAACACAGGAGAACGTTTTCAGATAAAAGGTCATACAAAAGTTTCCTTTTCTCCGGATGCTAGTCTAAGAGATATTATCAACAAGCCTTTTGCGCATTTTGAGACTGTCGTTCTAAATGAAAATACAATTTTAGAAGATACTCCGGTAGAAGAAACGGAAGAAGAAGAAATAGGAGAAGAAATTCCTGTACAGACACCGGCAAATGAGAAAGAAGAAGTTCAAGAGATTGATTATAGCTCTACTGTAGTAGAAGTAAATGAAGCTGTTAATGAGAGTGAGAATCTTTCGGAAGAGGAAGCTGTACAGGAAGAACAAGTAACCGAACAATCTGAAGAAACGACTATCAAAGAGCAGATTGCAGATGAAATCGCCCACGTAGTTGTACAGGAACCGATAGAACAGCCCAAAGAAGAGGAAGTTGTCAAAGAAACATCTATCATTGAACAACAGCCAACTCCTATAAAAGAAAAAGAAGGCTTCACTGCCGAAGAGATTATAGAGAAAGAACTTCTGAAAGCAAATCTGAAGCCTGAAATTCCTATAATACCGGCTAAAGAGGAAAATGTAAATCCTGTCAAGCCAGCACAGCCTATCGCTTCTTCGAGTTCCAAGAAGAAAAATTCGGCGAAAGAAAAGTCACCAGTGCCTTACTTGATTGCTGTCATTATCCTTGTTTTGCTGTTATGCGGCGGTGTCGTTCTATTCATTTATTATCCGGATTTATTTTCTTCTTCATCCGACAAAAATGCTCTTGATATGCCACCTGTAACAACCCAGCCTGTTCAACCGGAAGCGCAACTCTCTGATACAATTGAGCATAAGGATACAATTAAAGAAATAACGCCTGATATACCTAAAGCAGTTGTTACTCCACAGCCAGTTGCTAAAAAGGAAGAGGTGATCACCCCACCAAAAACTGAAAATAAAGTTGTGCAACAACAACCTTCAGCTTCTGCTTATTTGGATTCGGCATCTTATAAGATTACAGGAACCAAAACTAAATATACAATCAAAGAGGGTGAAACTTTGACAAGAGTTTCTTTGCAGTTCTATGGCACAAAAGCTATGTGGCCATATATTGTGAAACATAATCCGGGCGTAATCAAGAATCCCAATAATGTGCCATACGGTACAACAATTAAAATACCGGAACTTACCAAAGAATAA